The following is a genomic window from Lysinibacillus sp. JNUCC-52.
AAGAACAGCCTTTTCTTGAAGGTCCGATGTATATGCAGCAACACGGTTCATCCCAATATTCGTTTGAACTGTATCAAGTAATGTTAAGCCTGCAAATACTTTCTTATACGTATCTTGGTGTTCGAAGTTTTTCCACTGCTGAATATCCTTACTTACCGCAATTTCCTCTGGAAACCAAATTTGTTTCCATTGTTGGTCCCAAAATACTTGTGCGAGTTCACTCGTTGACTTATTCCAATTGACCGCTTCGTAAATTATATTTGACATGCGACACACTCCTCTAAGCTTTGCAAACGTTGACGGACATAATAAACTGATTTAATTCCCTTTACCCAAGCGTAAATGTAAATTTTCGCTAACTGTTCCGTTGTCCAGTTATCCGTGACATACAGCGTCATCGAAATCCCTTGGTCTACGTGTTTTTGAGATGCTGCGTATAAATCGATTAAATCATATGGATTCACATCATATGCTTCCACATATAAATGACTGTTGTCATTTGTTAAATGTGGCATTGGATAAATTGTTCGACTATCCGCATAATCACGCACCTCTACACGCTCCGTACTTGGTGCAATTGAAGCTGTACAGCTACGAATATATGAAATACTACCAGTTGGTGCAATAGCTAGACGATAAGAATGGAATAAACCATATTCCATAACATCCTGCTTTAATGTTTCCCACATTTTCGATGTCACGATTGGAATATTTCCTAATGCTTTTAATACAACTGGTGAAAGCTCTTCTTCAATTTTATTAACATATTGATCAAAATAAACGCCTGACGCATAATCACTATCCTCAAAACGGTAGAACGTTTCGCCTCGTTCCTTAGCAATCTCCATCGATGATTTAAGTGAATAATAGTTCATCGCTTCCATAAAGCTATCCATAAAAGCAATTGAATCTTTAGAGCCATACATAATCCCTTCTGTAACAAGATGACCATGCAGATTCATACATCCAAGCCCTACAGAATGCATTAACTTATTGGCTTTAGCTACAGGCGGTACATTCGTGATGTTCGTCATTTGCGACACATTCGTTAAAAGATGCATTGCTGTATCTACTAATGTACCAAAATCACTTACTTTACTTGCGGCATGTATATCAATTGAGCCTAAGTTACACGATACATCTAGTCCGTATTCATTTGATTCATTTTGGTCAGTAATGATACTTGTTTCTTGTACTTGTAAAATTTCTGTACATAGGTTCGACATTTTTACACGACCTATATTTTTGAGTGGATGTACATCGTTGACATTATCATCAAAGATTTCGAAAGGATAGCCTGATTCAAATTGCGCTTTTTTCACTTCTGTATATAATCTGCGCGCATTCAAGCGTTTAATCTTACGGATATTAGGATTATCTAGTAGCTCATAATACATCTCTGTAATGGAAATTTCAGACATTCGTTTCCCGTATTCTTTATAAATATCATATGGACTGAACAACACAATATCTTTATCACGTTTCATCAGTTCAAAGAAAATACTTGGAATAATAATACCTGTTGATAGCGTTGCAAGTCGGATTTTATCATCAGCATTTGGCTTTTTCGATGAAATAAAATTCTCAATATCAGCATGGAAAATATTTAGGTAGACAACGCCAGAGCCGTTACGTTGTCCAAGCTGATTGGAATAGCTGAAGGAATTTTCTAAAAGTTTAGCAACTGGAATCACACCACTTGCACGATTTAAAATTTCTTTAATTGGATCTCCTAATGGACGTAAATCTGTTAAGTTTACCCCTACTCCACCGCCAAGGCGTGATAGCTCTAAACAATAACCAATATTTTCAGCAATACTATTCATTGAATCATCCATTGAAAGTTTAAAGCAGCTTACTAATTCGCCACGCGCTTTTTTTCCACTATTTAATGCGGTTGGCGTTGCTGGTTGATACGCCTCCATCATTGCTTCAACGGAACGTTCTGCTAAAACCGTGTTCCCTTGTGCTAAATATAAAGCGATGATAACAATACGATCCTCATATTTTTCTAAAATTTCTTCCCCGTCACGACTTTTCATTGCGTAACTATCGTAAAATTTACTTGCACTCATAAAAGATGGGAAGCGGAAATTGTAATCGTATGCTTTTTTGTATAAGTGTTTAATAAAATCTATCTCATACATGTCGATAAACTCTTTCTCGTAATAACCTTCATCGACTAAATAGCGTATTTTCTCCTCAATATCAATAAAATAACGTAGACGCACATTTACATATTCTAAAAAATAACGGCGTGTTGCTTCACGGTCCTTTTCAAGCTCTAATTGACCCGTCGTGCTATAGCGATTAAGCACCTCATTATTAAGCTTTAAGTATGTTTTCATCCCTTCACCCTCGTTTCATAAAACGTTTGTATTACTTCATAATCAGCCTGATATCCACGTAAATCTAATTTACGCACTAGCGGGACCTGGTAGGTTTCTGCAATTTTTTCGCCAGCTCCACCAAACACATGGTGCCCAAAATTACTATTACCACTTACAGCTACTCCCTTGCAATATTCCTTGTTTTGCTCTAAAAAGCGAGCTACTTTTGCAGGAATATCACCTAAGCCGTCCGTGTATGTAATTAATAGAAAGGGCTCAGTCAGCAACAATCCATCATAAATTTCAATAGATTCCCCATCTAATTTCGTCACAATACTTCGCACATTACCTGTACGACTAGCATAAACGATCATATTGCAATCATCTCAATTTGAGAAACAATTTCTTTGACATCTCCTATAAATGTGTCATTTACTTCAAGAACAGGCACACTTAAAAAACCTGCGTCCATAATTTTTTGTTTTGCTTGCTCATCGTGATCAATATTCACAATTTCTGCTTCAAGTCCTGCACGTTGTAATTCCGATTTGACCCAAAGACATTTTGGGCATATAGTTTTCGTATAAAGTTTCATTTTAAATTCCCTCTTTTCATAATATAAAAAGGCTATCTCTTGGGAGAGACAGCCTAAGTTAGAAACGTAAAAAAACAAAAAAATCGTCACGTCCCCATTTCTTATTCCCCGAAGAAAGGTTGAATTGTTTTATTATAGGCAGGTCTCCTGGCTTTGCTTCATTCTCTGATATCCTTCCCATACGAATGCACAGTGGATTAAATCATCGTCAGCTTAACAGTTGCGGGGACAGCGTCGGATATACCGAACTTCCCTATTAAACTACATATAGTAGTACCTATATAAAACTAACACAATATATTGTTGTTGAACACAATTAAGTGTACCATCCTTCAAGTAAAAAGTAAATCAAGAAAAGCGAATTCTTTATAGTGTAACTTTTCACTATTTTCTTTAGGAACAACAAACGGTTAATAAATGAAAAATGACTAGCTAGGTTAGTATAATTAATAATATCGTCAATAGTTCTAAAGAATGATAGACGGTTTTCCATGATAAGCTTTATCAAATGTTAAGCAATTATTATTCTACCTACTGAAGCCTAAATTAAACTGCGTATTATATTTAATATGTACTTATATAATTTTATAGCTGTTATCATATTTTAGCCACTATCGTAAGCCCTATAACTTCTATTCAATTTTTCATTATACACACAAAAAAATATTAAAATAGATTTGCCGTTTGTTAGATATCATTTATGCTAGTTCAGATTAGAATGAAGTGTATTTATTCGTGGCTATTCTGTTCGCTATATTGATATAAAACAAATAACCATCTGACATCAATGGAATATCGACATCAGATGGCAATATAGACTTTACAATAGTTAATCGTAATTTATTAACCTGTTCAGTTATTGTGCGGGAATAAAT
Proteins encoded in this region:
- the nrdE gene encoding class 1b ribonucleoside-diphosphate reductase subunit alpha, which translates into the protein MKTYLKLNNEVLNRYSTTGQLELEKDREATRRYFLEYVNVRLRYFIDIEEKIRYLVDEGYYEKEFIDMYEIDFIKHLYKKAYDYNFRFPSFMSASKFYDSYAMKSRDGEEILEKYEDRIVIIALYLAQGNTVLAERSVEAMMEAYQPATPTALNSGKKARGELVSCFKLSMDDSMNSIAENIGYCLELSRLGGGVGVNLTDLRPLGDPIKEILNRASGVIPVAKLLENSFSYSNQLGQRNGSGVVYLNIFHADIENFISSKKPNADDKIRLATLSTGIIIPSIFFELMKRDKDIVLFSPYDIYKEYGKRMSEISITEMYYELLDNPNIRKIKRLNARRLYTEVKKAQFESGYPFEIFDDNVNDVHPLKNIGRVKMSNLCTEILQVQETSIITDQNESNEYGLDVSCNLGSIDIHAASKVSDFGTLVDTAMHLLTNVSQMTNITNVPPVAKANKLMHSVGLGCMNLHGHLVTEGIMYGSKDSIAFMDSFMEAMNYYSLKSSMEIAKERGETFYRFEDSDYASGVYFDQYVNKIEEELSPVVLKALGNIPIVTSKMWETLKQDVMEYGLFHSYRLAIAPTGSISYIRSCTASIAPSTERVEVRDYADSRTIYPMPHLTNDNSHLYVEAYDVNPYDLIDLYAASQKHVDQGISMTLYVTDNWTTEQLAKIYIYAWVKGIKSVYYVRQRLQSLEECVACQI
- the nrdI gene encoding class Ib ribonucleoside-diphosphate reductase assembly flavoprotein NrdI, translated to MIVYASRTGNVRSIVTKLDGESIEIYDGLLLTEPFLLITYTDGLGDIPAKVARFLEQNKEYCKGVAVSGNSNFGHHVFGGAGEKIAETYQVPLVRKLDLRGYQADYEVIQTFYETRVKG
- a CDS encoding glutaredoxin family protein, which codes for MKLYTKTICPKCLWVKSELQRAGLEAEIVNIDHDEQAKQKIMDAGFLSVPVLEVNDTFIGDVKEIVSQIEMIAI